A section of the candidate division WOR-3 bacterium genome encodes:
- a CDS encoding Glu/Leu/Phe/Val dehydrogenase — MEENNIYNNVIKQFNKAADLMRLDSNIRKILVTPMNEIKVNFPVRMDDGRIEMFRGYRVQHNNALGPFKGGIRYHPKVDIDEVRSLAAWMTWKTAIANIPFGGAKGGIELEPTKYSMSELERITRRFTFALGENIGPDYDVPAPDVNTNAQIMAWILDTYLQMRPAPERYRSTHVITGKPVEAGGSLGRDKATAQGVVYTIEQWAKDKKFDLKNATYFVQGFGNVGSWTALLLKMHNSKLLAVEDASGAVYNANGIDPDDLLNYARKNNNLIENYPEADSISHMEFLSLKADIFIPAALENQITKETAGRLNVKLVAEGANGPTDSDGDEILQNKGIDVIPDILCNAGGVVVSYFEWLQNKRSEFWELETVDKKLHKIMIDSYERVKKAAEQFKTDYRTAAYIVALSRLDKVYRERGIFP, encoded by the coding sequence ATGGAAGAAAACAATATTTATAACAATGTCATAAAACAGTTTAATAAAGCAGCGGATTTGATGAGGCTCGATTCCAATATTCGTAAAATATTGGTAACACCGATGAATGAGATCAAAGTTAATTTTCCCGTGAGAATGGACGATGGAAGAATAGAGATGTTCCGTGGATACCGGGTACAGCATAATAACGCCCTGGGTCCTTTTAAAGGTGGAATTCGCTACCACCCAAAGGTTGATATCGATGAGGTTCGCTCCCTTGCAGCGTGGATGACATGGAAAACGGCTATCGCCAATATTCCTTTCGGCGGAGCAAAGGGCGGAATAGAGTTGGAACCAACAAAATATTCAATGAGTGAACTGGAGCGCATTACGAGGCGGTTTACATTTGCTCTGGGTGAAAATATCGGACCGGATTACGATGTTCCTGCTCCTGATGTAAATACTAATGCGCAGATCATGGCATGGATTCTTGACACTTATCTCCAGATGAGGCCAGCACCTGAGCGATATCGCTCCACACATGTTATTACCGGCAAGCCGGTTGAAGCAGGAGGCAGTTTGGGCAGGGATAAAGCCACTGCTCAGGGTGTTGTTTACACAATAGAACAGTGGGCGAAAGATAAGAAATTTGATTTAAAGAATGCTACTTACTTTGTGCAGGGATTTGGAAATGTGGGTTCCTGGACCGCACTTCTTTTAAAGATGCATAATTCAAAGTTGCTGGCGGTTGAAGACGCATCCGGAGCGGTCTACAATGCAAACGGCATTGACCCTGACGACCTGCTGAATTATGCCCGCAAAAACAATAATTTAATAGAGAATTATCCTGAAGCGGATTCTATTAGTCATATGGAATTTCTGTCCTTAAAAGCGGATATTTTTATCCCGGCGGCTTTGGAAAATCAAATTACAAAAGAGACAGCCGGTAGGTTGAATGTCAAACTGGTTGCTGAAGGTGCAAATGGTCCAACAGATTCCGATGGTGATGAAATATTACAGAACAAAGGAATTGATGTAATTCCTGATATCCTGTGCAATGCCGGTGGGGTGGTCGTCAGTTATTTTGAATGGCTTCAGAATAAGCGAAGTGAATTCTGGGAATTGGAAACGGTTGATAAAAAATTACACAAAATAATGATAGATAGTTATGAGCGTGTCAAGAAAGCAGCAGAACAATTTAAAACAGATTACCGTACAGCAGCTTATATTGTTGCTCTTTCACGATTGGATAAAGTTTATAGAGAGCGGGGAATTTTCCCATAA